The Bombus huntii isolate Logan2020A chromosome 2, iyBomHunt1.1, whole genome shotgun sequence genomic interval gtgattgttcataagtttatatacattatctaatgtcaatcgaaggtatcaattctttttctccataagagtactttttcatttatatgtgttcaaaaatacatgtgttcaaccgtgaagcatatgtcacctacaacgaaaaagagttttcctatacttaatatttcctttatatacctatgaaagtctattcttcgcgtagtatgaaattatgaataaatctggaatattgttcaatctgaaaagaaaaataacttattgacatcattcattgatacgagattcagaatgtttgttttgtcttgcagaaaaagaaggcagccctccctttcttttaatgtgaaatagaaagcgaaaatttgaaaacagattttttggaaatttacttgcaaatatcgttttcaatatcgtgattttcttcccaatggtactgtacttccaaattttccagtatccctctaaaaacaaaaagtcgaacctcgttattgttaacgtaggcattacaaggaagcgaagtattagaaagcagctcctttttattatggatttctctataatcatgtaaataagaaattccggaaattttttcctcaagaatttaattcttgtgttttgattgataattattacactgcatactaacttttcgcatactgttcgcgtctaacagtttcctaataataactacttcaaaattacatatgttcttgcacgaattcaaaagtacgtatgatacaattacaattgattctaaaataataattatttaaagatattaagatactaattaaacgtttcactgtatttcaaaatctggaacaacaaatttttatttataaaaaatgaaactgtctttatatattctttgtcacgatgctatttcttattaccgtgtcgacattttttaaaattcattttgttatctctacgcaatatgaaaattcatatactgcttaatattttttacatattatccatccaccgcatgatatctcctgaaaaatcaaaatattaatgttatattattacaatgcttcttaaatttcaatttttgacaaatttgaaatccaatatattttgcacaattattatttatcaaaaaattccaagttagtaactttcttttcaaatggcaaataacatatactttgacttacctgtaagtttttgttcctaatcatcatttcctcttatagaacatcattattgttcttataattactaccagtgtcatagatattgtagtggctacaactgaattaatagaaaatgataaataactgtgtataacactaacacataattgtgtataacaatgacagataacttttacttacatatcagtcgataagggattactgtgatatcctgttgatgtttcttaaggcacttgattaggtgcgatacggtatcattccttatggtatactgtagataagtattttagaaaataacaagaataaatctaaattattcagaggttccagtttcggcttagacataaatacaggaccatttgcaaagaagaaagggtgcgtttctacagcctcgttatagtaaccatgaataccaatctctgaattactggttactaaacataaatatcctataaaatttaatatatttctttaatttttaatacatacatgagttagtagttctaaattatgaatcatcctacctgtgatattacgcttttccttataatatcatcactcgagtgaacaacattaagatcatgtaaaccatgtcatcctatcttactgtgaagatacttagttatgttatctaacattataaaaatatcatcaaattcaagtccttttattcacatcacatggccacgacgatctggttcttcgttatataatgttctaaaatttgtcgtatatataggatgtacaaaccgtgatatcaaggtatcagttcttccttcccaagggacagtttcattaaaattctgatagaattaaaaattaattattaatattctaacaatcatatatgttaaatacgttatagtcaacgatatatacctgagcgaatgtaggggtgattccttgataattataaatgtcatcagcccacatcattgtgccacttctttgtactccagcctctagattaacagcctaaacaaacatacgaaattttatagaagctgtacaaaatatagtatatatgcgcaatattgaagcgttcaaggggatataaaggtaatgtacatcacatacacgtgtactctcatgcaacaaaatacaattagatttaatagtataagctcttttattcatcataatagattggaaatttaagtgtcttacgagggtgagtaaaaagttacccgctctgtcggtgtagaatttattttaagcaattgtcaaaaaagacatacatcattttttgacataatcactcgatttctgtatacactttgtccatttgccgaaggacctttgtattttctcattaaaaaatgttttgggctgagctgcgaaccacgaatgcatcgtcgtcttcaccttttcatcagctttttcggcatccatctcgcacaaactttttaaaatccaaatctgtcgtgcactattgcataagcagagccgtggctgatttgcaaatgatttgccacattatccagtgtcactcgtctattccatagagcataagttcatgagcacgttcaatgttgtcatcgtggatgtggacgggcgtccagctgttttttcataacacttgtgcgatcttctttgaacttttgtgcccattcaaacacacttcgtgacaaaacactttctccataatgtgcattaaatctttgataaatataggcatcaaacataacctccgaccacaagaaacgaatcacagcatcctgcactgttttcctgcaaatcaccattgcaaagcgccattactcgcgcaacggtcacaaacgaattgacgtaacacaaagaaacctgcgcagcagcactgaacagatattgacgtcatacgaagagtgcagatggatcaatacggtcgacagaagttttaactatctggagtgcggataaatttttactgagagtcgtataggaatctataatctgtaagtacacctttggctgaatggaaatttctcttacatatagtcaaaaatgctgaaactgtgtattgaattggaaagtgataaaaaataagtgaagtttcacaggacgtttttagcgaataaaaaataattttgaaagacacgagacttatcttgtattttatgcactctctgtgtccgaatttccagaagctctctatcttatgaagtgttttagattagccggaaaattttgtacgtacgtacaagaagtatacgatctaagtggaatattccattattctcttgatacaacagaaacgaaatttacagaacttctcagaaagttggtttattattaccaaattaatagaattaatacacgtttatcatctttacatacctaagtcgtggaggtttatcgtgcgtaaaaaattagtgtcgtttcaaagttacatttcgtacattttaagcctataatttgtaacgtacaaaacaatgtaaatttgagctgtttcttatctccacaataagaaaatccaactttacgttttttacacaatgatatttatggaacagtaatatcatattattgcatcgcttggagaatgaagtcaaggtacgatgtgaccctagtgtaaacgctgggatacccagctgtgccgcacttataagcataagacacaatacctattaaatacgaggttaattcatgttgtatcagcagtggtccgccgcggtcagcctgaaaggatcgttaaatttttaatcaaagatactgaaatatatcgatcgaattgtattgaaattatacttatatacagtaataatcttctattgatttgtgtattgaaatactccaatttataacgtacatgttatatgtattttgagcaaaactaagattagaaggaaattagattaaataccataacgaggtgtgagaagtgggcaaaactattaaattgtgtttatctattatttttaatgtttaagacgtcgatttgatgttaattcgaatcgacgtgtcttcagataccgtatagtttgtagtaactctgtaacttaattaccgtacaagaatcctctccaccctgagcatgttcggcgcatattataccatcagtgatatcaggtgcattaggaaatttggaataagctattttgcattcggcgttcttaatcactggcatttgtacttccattaatgcattaggtcgtggtcgtcctacgaagaaaataagaaagatatttaagactggaactatttaattttattataaaattgatatcacttactatatcttaatgctccccatccagcaacaagggggttatagccgacgaagttgctctttcgtaggggctctttcgtacaaatgggatatacgtaccctgaaaaataaaaaaataaatgaaaatgcaggaaacgaatgaccaaaagtatgagaaagaattatacacgctttatgacacaatatatgtgtacagtaagaaatttcaggatatgatacttcagtaatactcaatagcatatatatatatatatatatatatatttgaggacttactcgaaaatggcacctcctccaccaatctaagaatggcaatattatgattgtgtatgttttctattccatccatatgtgcacaatgtgctgcggtcaaaacatgcctagccgatatcagggaacctccgcacttccatagtggtttgtctgggtttcggggattacgaaaacctaatgcagcgatccatggccaatcgcctaaaatgcaatagccATAGTTGTGAatgtacataattttttctcacataacgagtaacaacgattattacctattcgatattcgatcatacagcagacgataagtacatacgtacaaatactctgaaatagagatttgataaagacagaaattaaatttttattccagtggaatacaaattattaaataattctatataatttctatttgaactatactgaactataaagttcaaacgtgtaatttctgccctaacagtttttgatctctatccatattattactcctatatcaattttttatttcaagcaaaaagatactcttcctaacatgaagtaaaagaaagaaataattcaagttaataagtaaagttactaccgataaaatcatagcattattatttagtctaattgaaatgtacattgatgtgctgtttaatgcctttaaagttcattctttgcagtaaatggcttattattaatcggaaagaaagacataaaacgtaccaagttcagctggtttaccatcgaccaccctggtatgagagacgttgctaaaaccacagtatggtggtcgcaaagccttatacttatacacagtttttattaaaatttctctcttctctttgtttggatcgttcggacagcaaacgatcgtaacattgccctggtatctgcacactgatcgtctataaaaatcggtggctgtacggtactgtatctgccatatttcttgcagaggtttacattttctgtagtcaaggcacctgccttcttgattgtccggtgtggtacattctggatcaaacaattttaaaacatttatacagttcaaagatgcgtaagagagcgacaccgattactcaactttcgaagtaaaaggccgatcaagtccaccggattgccctacagacacgtattaatccgtaagagttagtcatcatgttgataataattatctaaagaaacttttcacgtgaaaatataaaattttaattgattagatattgtgttagccatacttaagaaagaaaatgaaaatgaatgaaatgaaagaaaaggactaccttcaacctcatgttttaaataaacactttgtcagttttgcggtaaataaattcttaggaattcaggacagtttttagtgaatcattttgtttcgaccgttcgcggagagacgcgatcgcgagatagcacgtcaacgagagttgtaatttcccgttacgattaaataatcgacgccacgaactgatcagttcagtagttcaatgaaattccacagaattaacacaaataaattaatgtttatttcaacaacttattaactagaaagacataaatggaacaaaaaaaatgtaactgcgttttggttgataagtaatgcgcgacataccacatgtgttgacggttcgacttctcgaaaagttctgaacgcctttcgatttttttcgttttttctggaaggcgacccccactacgttcggatcacgccacattcttttacgcgaggtaaaataacgaccacgagtcgacgtttctggaagtcgccctgcttaatgaaccatgcgcttgccactacaatgtttgtttgccgggcagacacgacgatccgtctgcgacattatagtgccgcgatcgatagttaagaatatgacctatggtaagccgcatggcgtaacattctccccccgttgagagggtaccgatcaaactagggaggtgtggttgaagttcccatcttatttcgtctcggtggctagttgttcgggtttctcgagatcgggttgaattggcagtgggacaagccttttgacgccccgatccaaaatgctctttgccgtctgaactgtagctgtccggatgacaccatcggcgcctggatgaatcttgataactcggcccagaggccaatgcatggagggaacgttgtcctctctgaggatgacgattgtgcccttttggatgctgtgtccacccttgctccatttattgcggttggttagctcgttcaaatactccttatgccagcggttccaaaaatgttgtttaagctgttggatatgctgccatttggagagtcggttcgatggaatgtccctgaaatctcgatcacgtaagcacattaatgaatcgccaatgaggaaatgtccgggagtgagggctaggagatcatttggatcggtggagatagaagttagagggcgggaattgaggactgcttctatttctatgataagagtattacggtgttaagctcatatgtttctgtttctccactcgcgctgcgccataatatcctttgatatttccgatcctctggtcgtacgaggaattgccgatacattttctcgatgtcgccagtgagtacgtactgatgagcgcggaatctaattaatatgcaaaataaattgtgaattgattcgagaatataggatttccccattttcatgattatcgtgatttttgtataaatatattttttaagatactaataattaggtacttataaattagtattatcaattattttgcatttataattccgcctctagtataagtgttaattgaaaactaactttatgtttcaaaaagtactagcaaagtcgttgagtaacaagccactgatgctaacacaaatagcattgtcgtaattaaatatttctaaatattcatttttcattttgaacctgtagaaacaatttattatatatactattagctaagtaattgcatatttaattaagtcgaaatataaaacttagttattttaataatttaaaaaataaaaaactgacaaacatttcaatttaatttatggttggaacaaaagacatttcattaattgaaatattgcaatgcagagtactttccaaaatacgccgagagtattcctgatggtgaaacgagcgttgcttcatcgaacgcagctaaagaaaacaacatctatgtagttggtggtacgatgcctgaaatagagggcgataaattgtacaatacctgtactatttggggtcccgatggaactttgatagcaaaacaccgaaaggtaagtaatatattcctttatggctttgaatttgaaaatattggggcgaagaaagtgactctatctaggaataatttaggaatatacatatgtacatacgtatactataaccaattctataatttacggtttataaaatacgttatgatacgggaaacgcccatttttgttgtaatgtgtttgtgttgtataaatttttcaaatacttaaaatattattatgcttattttttctcctttttaaacattattaaatgataggattttttaataaaagaaagtgataaaaacgctgtcagttattaaataaaaaataattaaagtttaggagttggtaactttgatattaaattacaaaagttgcagcaatagaattagcgactacatttttatgttattaggtacatctattcgacatcgacattcctaataagattacttttcgagagagtgattcactcagtcctggtaactccctaacgacgttcgatgtgaagggctgcaaaataggtattggcatttgctatgatattagattcgaggaaatggcacgcatttatcggaacaaaggtacagtaacttaatcgatcaatacttaactagcaaaaaattaaatatctttcttaaatatattctatataaaattaatataatctgtaactctgtataaacagaagcttaatttaaaaaaaccagtatatttgctgaaaatgaaacaaataaaagaattaaaagcacaataagaggactgtcctcgcatattcagaaatgatggaatgtgaaccgtgcaactacgaagttaattggtattcggtggcttcatatttcctgcttctctgggttaggttgccaaatgctgatatatccagcggcattcaatatgaccactggaccactgcactggtcattacttcagcgtttcagagcgaatgataatcaattatacgttgcctgcatatcaccggctcgtgttccttaagcaagttacgtcgcatggggacatacacagttgaccaatccctggggaaagattctttacgatttggaaactcaagagaatatggcagtcaccgatatcggtaatttacagcttaaaattaaaagcgagagatccatgatgtaattaatttttagtctcgttaatttatcgatttagccatcttcctctgtatttgttgaatttattagtaagcattacttattacttcgtatgtttcttttttctatcagatctaaaagttgttgaggaagtaagggctcagatacctacattttctcagagacgtacagatttgtacgacactgtctgtaagaaggagtaactctacactaaaacagaaaatgtttttttataatatttctactacgatatcctttttttgtgaattattactaatttcttatcatttgtactaaatgaatgactcaattaagaaaaccaaaacgttataaataataatctgtatatcttgtgtatcaacatgtaattggatattataataatataggaatgctataataatataggataataatataggagaatagtaatatagaaaaaaactacatgcttttaaacacctttaatatcgatcacataaattgttataattcacaatgattacgcatacataaaagaccccttgatagtaaaatttacgatcaaaaggcaattacgtatcgtttaacaacatttaatttataacaccttttaaacatttagacagattaacacataacacttcttatatagaaacatcaattcgaagttatcagcttggagaaattggtcgattaatacctgtagattgtctgtctcgatgaaagacttaaagagagcaaaaacatgataatgccgctaatataatattccttctttcttgtatctgtctgcctctcaggtcgatttactaattacaataagtaatttcgccttctttgcgctctcttttaacgcattcgagaccgaaagaaattcatatcagtcagtaggcaagggtataatatacatattttatatataacttacgtagtaatgtatatatcatgttaatttcatatttttttcaatatagaattattatatatatatatatatatatgactgtacataatacattatagaataacatagtatataattttatattttaaaaatatgaggcatactatttaagattgtcatcgatttaaaatcaaagtatgaaaaggataccctggagagagtaaaacacag includes:
- the LOC126878213 gene encoding venom serine protease Bi-VSP-like isoform X4 → MWRDPNVVGVAFQKKRKKSKGVQNFSRSRTVNTCGDWPWIAALGFRNPRNPDKPLWKCGGSLISARHVLTAAHCAHMDGIENIHNHNIAILRLVEEVPFSRYVYPICTKEPLRKSNFVGYNPLVAGWGALRYRRPRRNALMEVQMPVIKNAECKIAYSKFPNAPDITDGIICAEHAQGGEDSCTAVNLEAGVQRSGTMMWADDIYNYQGITPTFAQNFNETVPWEGRTDTLISRFVHPIYTTNFRTLYNEEPDRRGHVM